One region of Priestia megaterium genomic DNA includes:
- the fliH gene encoding flagellar assembly protein FliH, which produces MSNIIKSTYTNKLSDENAKHIQVIPFGFPIQDEPTEEHLQQENAQHVIEQAHSEAEMIKAEADAYRKQAQNEVEHLKKQWEEEKVLLFQQEKKRGYEEGYEEGLLQGKQEYEHVLAMSRNIVDETKNQYYEYINQSEEVIFELGFTLAETLLNEQLQRDESFLSLVARSLKEVREHKEIQLFVSPKKYAYVCEHKRELFDLLNGETGLFIYADENLQEMDCVIDSSYGRLVASFDSQLMEMKKKLKERLLEGSKHESRTTHS; this is translated from the coding sequence TTGTCTAATATCATTAAATCAACTTATACGAACAAACTTTCAGACGAAAATGCTAAGCACATTCAAGTCATTCCATTTGGTTTTCCGATACAAGATGAGCCGACAGAAGAACATCTTCAGCAAGAAAATGCACAGCACGTTATTGAACAAGCGCATAGTGAAGCTGAAATGATAAAGGCCGAGGCAGACGCTTACCGCAAACAAGCTCAAAACGAAGTTGAACATTTGAAAAAGCAGTGGGAAGAAGAGAAGGTGCTGCTGTTTCAACAAGAAAAAAAACGCGGCTATGAAGAAGGGTACGAAGAAGGGCTGCTTCAAGGGAAACAAGAGTACGAACATGTATTAGCCATGTCGCGAAACATTGTTGACGAAACAAAGAATCAGTACTACGAATATATAAATCAATCTGAAGAAGTCATTTTTGAATTAGGTTTCACCCTAGCAGAAACGCTTTTAAATGAGCAGCTTCAAAGAGATGAATCATTTTTATCACTTGTTGCAAGGTCTTTAAAAGAAGTTAGAGAACATAAAGAAATCCAGCTTTTTGTTTCTCCCAAAAAATATGCATATGTATGTGAACATAAACGAGAACTGTTCGATTTATTAAACGGAGAAACCGGGCTGTTTATTTATGCAGATGAAAATCTTCAGGAAATGGATTGTGTCATCGATTCCTCTTATGGGCGTCTTGTTGCTTCTTTTGATAGTCAGTTAATGGAAATGAAGAAAAAATTAAAAGAACGTTTGTTAGAGGGGAGTAAACATGAAAGTCGCACAACTCATTCATGA
- the fliG gene encoding flagellar motor switch protein FliG: MVKAMQKNELTGKQKAAILLISLGPDVSASIYKHLSEDEIEQLTLEISSVRKVEPSLKEAVLHEFEQITLAQNYLEKGGVSYAKQVLEKALGPEQAMMIINRLTSSLQVRPFDFARKADPMQLLNFIQHEHPQTIALILSYLEPPQAGQILSSLPQERQADIARRIATMGSTSPEVINEVEQILERKLSATVTQDYTQTGGLEAVVEVLNGVDRATEKIIIDTLEIQDPALAEEIKQRMFVFEDIVTLDNRSIQRVIRDVENDDLLLSLKVASEEVKSIIFKNMSSRMVETFKEEMEFMGPVRLKDVEEAQSRIVAAIRRLEDAGEIVLARGGGDDIIV; this comes from the coding sequence ATGGTAAAGGCTATGCAAAAAAATGAGTTAACTGGAAAGCAAAAAGCAGCAATTTTGTTGATTTCTCTCGGTCCGGATGTATCAGCTTCTATCTATAAACATCTCAGTGAAGATGAAATTGAGCAACTAACGCTTGAAATTTCTTCAGTGAGAAAGGTAGAGCCGTCCCTAAAAGAAGCTGTGCTTCATGAGTTTGAACAAATAACGCTTGCTCAAAACTACCTTGAAAAAGGAGGAGTAAGCTATGCGAAACAGGTGTTAGAAAAAGCACTTGGACCAGAGCAGGCTATGATGATTATCAATCGATTAACTTCTTCTTTGCAAGTTCGTCCGTTTGACTTTGCCAGAAAAGCTGATCCTATGCAGCTGTTAAATTTTATTCAGCATGAGCATCCTCAGACGATTGCCCTTATTTTATCTTACTTAGAACCGCCGCAGGCAGGACAAATCTTATCATCACTGCCTCAGGAAAGGCAAGCGGATATTGCAAGGCGGATTGCAACGATGGGAAGTACGTCTCCGGAAGTCATTAATGAAGTGGAGCAAATTTTAGAGAGAAAGCTTTCAGCTACCGTTACCCAAGATTATACCCAAACAGGTGGTTTAGAAGCAGTAGTTGAAGTATTAAATGGAGTGGACCGAGCGACTGAAAAAATTATTATTGATACGCTTGAAATTCAAGATCCGGCATTAGCAGAAGAAATCAAACAGCGAATGTTTGTATTTGAGGATATCGTAACGCTCGATAACCGTTCTATTCAGCGTGTGATACGAGATGTAGAAAATGATGATTTATTGTTGAGCTTAAAAGTAGCAAGTGAAGAAGTGAAATCTATTATTTTTAAAAATATGTCTAGCCGTATGGTGGAAACGTTTAAAGAAGAAATGGAATTTATGGGCCCTGTGCGTTTGAAAGATGTAGAGGAAGCCCAGTCACGTATCGTTGCTGCAATTAGACGTTTAGAAGATGCTGGTGAAATTGTACTAGCTCGAGGTGGAGGAGACGATATTATTGTCTAA
- the fliF gene encoding flagellar basal-body MS-ring/collar protein FliF encodes MNERIALYRDKMKVFWNNRKKGQKIALIAAPLAAILVISLASVFLNKDKFVPLYSNLSAQETGQIKAELDARSVPSEISDNGTTISVPEQSVDSLKVDLAAQGIPDSGSIDYSFFGKNASFGMTDNEFDVLKLDAMQTELANLMKNIQGVNDAKVMITLPNESVWANEKQGEASASIVLNTKAGYKFDDQQIKSLYHLVSKSVPNLPTDNIVIMNQYFEYFDLKGNETDSASSSFASQNEAKKEVERDIQRQVQQMLGRLVGQDKVMVSVTADLDFTQENREEKLVEPVDKDNMQGIAVSAEKINETFSGKNAQDGGVAGTGEEDTTNYSSSTASGDGDYEKNEERINYEVNRIHKEIVESPYKIQDLGIQVMIDPSNAKGKSQVSDTLESDVQKMLGTIVRTSISKDANTKALSDNAVSDKITVSVQPFNGQETADSTASSIPLWMYIIGGALLLIIVVLIVLLVRKRRQDLDEDEYDEEYDETFEAYEAAQKAPVLSAEQQTKSNLETLAKQDPEEFAKLLRTWISED; translated from the coding sequence ATGAATGAAAGAATAGCTCTTTATCGAGATAAGATGAAAGTCTTTTGGAATAACCGCAAAAAAGGACAGAAAATAGCCCTTATCGCTGCTCCTCTTGCGGCTATTCTAGTCATTAGTTTAGCATCTGTTTTCTTAAACAAAGATAAATTTGTCCCTCTTTATAGCAATCTATCGGCTCAAGAAACAGGACAAATCAAAGCAGAGCTTGATGCTAGAAGCGTTCCTTCAGAAATCTCTGATAATGGAACAACCATTTCGGTGCCTGAACAAAGCGTTGACTCGCTAAAAGTTGATTTAGCTGCACAAGGAATTCCTGATAGCGGAAGTATCGACTATTCGTTTTTTGGGAAAAATGCGAGCTTTGGTATGACAGACAATGAATTTGATGTGTTAAAACTCGATGCGATGCAAACTGAATTGGCTAACTTAATGAAAAACATTCAAGGAGTCAACGATGCAAAAGTGATGATTACCCTTCCCAATGAAAGTGTATGGGCGAATGAAAAGCAGGGAGAAGCCTCTGCATCGATTGTGCTTAATACAAAGGCTGGTTATAAATTTGATGATCAGCAAATTAAATCTCTTTATCATTTAGTATCCAAAAGTGTGCCAAACCTTCCTACAGATAATATCGTCATTATGAACCAATATTTTGAGTACTTTGATTTAAAAGGAAATGAAACGGATTCAGCTTCTAGCTCATTTGCTTCGCAGAACGAAGCGAAAAAAGAAGTTGAGCGGGATATTCAGCGTCAAGTACAGCAAATGCTAGGAAGACTGGTCGGTCAAGACAAAGTAATGGTCTCTGTTACAGCAGATCTTGATTTTACACAGGAAAATCGCGAAGAAAAGCTAGTAGAGCCTGTTGATAAAGATAATATGCAAGGAATTGCCGTTAGCGCTGAAAAAATCAATGAAACATTTTCTGGTAAAAATGCTCAAGATGGAGGCGTTGCTGGAACAGGAGAAGAAGATACAACAAATTACTCATCTAGCACAGCAAGTGGAGACGGAGACTACGAAAAAAACGAAGAACGTATTAATTATGAAGTGAATCGAATTCATAAAGAAATCGTTGAAAGTCCATACAAAATTCAAGACCTTGGCATTCAAGTAATGATAGATCCCTCCAATGCAAAAGGGAAATCACAAGTGTCCGATACACTTGAGTCAGACGTTCAAAAAATGTTAGGTACAATTGTCCGTACTTCTATTTCAAAAGATGCAAATACGAAAGCTCTCTCGGATAACGCGGTCAGCGATAAGATTACCGTTTCCGTTCAGCCGTTTAATGGACAAGAAACAGCTGACAGCACAGCAAGTTCGATTCCATTGTGGATGTATATAATCGGAGGAGCACTGCTGCTTATTATTGTTGTTCTTATTGTGCTGTTGGTTAGGAAAAGGCGTCAAGACTTAGATGAAGACGAATATGATGAAGAGTATGATGAAACTTTTGAAGCATATGAAGCGGCACAAAAAGCCCCTGTTTTAAGTGCTGAACAGCAAACAAAAAGCAATCTTGAAACGTTAGCGAAGCAAGACCCAGAAGAGTTTGCAAAGCTGCTACGAACATGGATTAGTGAGGATTAG
- the fliE gene encoding flagellar hook-basal body complex protein FliE: MINGISNQIAIAKTAASTGTGQTTQQFSTFLKDSINELNNAQRASDIATEKLAKGENVELQDVMITAQKASITMQTALEIRNKAVEAYQEMMRMQM, translated from the coding sequence ATGATTAATGGTATCAGCAATCAAATAGCAATAGCAAAAACAGCCGCTTCGACTGGCACTGGACAAACAACTCAACAGTTTTCAACGTTTTTAAAAGACTCAATCAATGAGTTAAACAATGCTCAACGCGCTTCGGATATAGCGACTGAAAAGCTTGCTAAAGGAGAAAATGTCGAACTCCAAGATGTAATGATTACTGCTCAAAAAGCAAGTATTACGATGCAAACGGCTCTTGAAATACGCAATAAAGCTGTTGAAGCCTATCAGGAAATGATGAGAATGCAAATGTAA
- the flgC gene encoding flagellar basal body rod protein FlgC, with amino-acid sequence MTIFQNMNITSSALTANRLRMDVVSSNMANAETTRGTYVNGEWQPYKRKMVVMQSDRSPSFSSLLHSEINKSQNNGVKVTDIVEDNTPFNLVYNPTHPDANDQGYVQMPNVDPLKEMTDLISATRSYEANVTVINTNKSILTKALEIGK; translated from the coding sequence TTGACTATTTTTCAAAATATGAATATTACATCTTCAGCTTTAACTGCCAATCGTTTAAGGATGGACGTTGTTTCATCTAACATGGCGAATGCTGAAACGACAAGAGGGACGTACGTTAATGGTGAGTGGCAGCCTTACAAAAGAAAAATGGTTGTCATGCAGTCTGATCGTTCGCCTTCTTTTTCGTCTCTCTTACACTCTGAAATCAATAAAAGTCAAAACAATGGTGTAAAAGTCACAGATATCGTAGAAGATAATACTCCTTTTAATTTAGTATATAATCCGACGCATCCAGATGCTAATGACCAAGGGTACGTGCAGATGCCGAACGTAGATCCCTTAAAGGAAATGACGGATTTAATTAGTGCTACTCGATCCTATGAAGCAAACGTGACGGTCATTAATACAAACAAAAGTATATTAACAAAGGCGTTAGAAATTGGAAAATAA
- the flgB gene encoding flagellar basal body rod protein FlgB — protein sequence MSLFSTTFQTIENGISYASQKQQTIAQNIANVDTPNYKSKTVSRTSEFRDLLHNELEAYQTDSKHIPFSDSSQRVITQQGNTSYQANGNNVDMDKEMADMAENQIYYEALVDRLNGKFNSLQTVIRGGR from the coding sequence TTGAGTTTGTTTTCAACTACTTTTCAAACAATTGAAAATGGAATTAGCTACGCGTCACAAAAGCAGCAGACGATTGCACAAAATATCGCAAACGTTGATACTCCAAATTATAAATCGAAAACAGTATCGCGTACGAGTGAATTTCGAGATTTATTACATAACGAGTTAGAAGCATATCAGACTGATTCAAAACATATCCCATTTTCCGATTCATCCCAGCGAGTGATTACCCAGCAAGGAAACACTTCCTATCAAGCAAATGGAAACAATGTGGATATGGATAAAGAGATGGCGGATATGGCTGAAAATCAAATTTACTATGAGGCGCTAGTAGATCGTTTAAACGGAAAATTTAATTCTCTTCAAACAGTCATTAGAGGGGGGAGATAA
- the codY gene encoding GTP-sensing pleiotropic transcriptional regulator CodY, whose amino-acid sequence MDLLGKTRKINAMLQKAAGKPVNFKEMAETLCEVIESNVFVVSRRGKLLGIAVKQQIENARMKDMLEARQFPEEYTQSLFNIQETSSNLNIESQYTAFPVENKDLFDAGLTTIVPIIGGGERLGTLVLSRLDRQFEDDDLILAEYGATVVGMEILREKAEEIEEEARSKAVVQMAISSLSYSELEAIEHIFEELNGNEGLLVASKIADRVGITRSVIVNALRKLESAGVIESRSLGMKGTYIKVLNNKFLVELEKLKSN is encoded by the coding sequence ATGGATTTATTAGGGAAAACTAGAAAGATTAATGCAATGCTACAAAAAGCAGCTGGTAAACCAGTAAACTTTAAAGAAATGGCTGAAACACTTTGCGAAGTGATCGAATCAAACGTATTCGTAGTAAGTCGTCGCGGTAAATTATTAGGAATCGCTGTTAAACAGCAAATTGAGAATGCGCGCATGAAAGATATGTTAGAAGCACGCCAGTTCCCAGAAGAATATACTCAAAGCCTATTTAACATTCAAGAAACATCTTCTAATTTAAACATTGAAAGTCAATATACAGCTTTCCCAGTTGAAAATAAAGACTTATTTGATGCAGGACTAACAACAATCGTTCCAATTATCGGAGGCGGAGAGCGTCTAGGTACGCTTGTACTATCTCGTTTAGACCGTCAGTTCGAAGACGATGATTTAATCCTTGCTGAATACGGTGCAACGGTAGTAGGTATGGAAATTCTTCGTGAAAAAGCAGAAGAGATTGAAGAAGAAGCGCGTAGCAAAGCTGTTGTACAAATGGCAATTAGCTCATTATCATACAGTGAGTTAGAAGCTATTGAGCACATCTTTGAAGAGTTAAATGGAAATGAAGGACTATTAGTCGCAAGTAAAATTGCTGACCGCGTTGGAATTACACGTTCAGTAATCGTAAATGCGCTACGTAAATTAGAAAGTGCTGGCGTTATCGAATCACGTTCGCTAGGAATGAAAGGAACTTACATTAAAGTTCTTAACAACAAATTCTTAGTAGAGCTTGAAAAATTAAAATCTAACTAA
- the hslU gene encoding HslU--HslV peptidase ATPase subunit → MNSHLTPRQIVEKLDQYIIGQTKAKKAVAVALRNRYRRGLLDESLRDEVVPKNILMIGPTGVGKTEIARRLAKLVGAPFIKVEATKFTEVGYVGRDVESMVRDLVETSVRLVKEEKMNGVRDRAEENANKRIVELLVPSKKKQQSFKNPFEMIFSNGTQSSDADPDQDEETNIATKRKQIAHQLALGELENHYVTIEVEEQQPSMFDMLQGSGMEQMGMNMQDALSNFMPKKQKKRKLTVKDARKVLTNEEAQKLIDMDEVTQEAVNRAEQYGIIFIDEIDKIAQKSGNSSSADVSREGVQRDILPIVEGSTIVTKYGAVKTDHVLFVAAGAFHVSKPSDLIPELQGRFPIRVELTKLTVEDFINILVEPDNALLKQYAALLETEGIQIEFSDDAIRKIAEIAYQVNQDTDNIGARRLHTILERLLEDLSFEAPEVTLEKIVITPQYVEEKLEKIAKNKDLSQFIL, encoded by the coding sequence ATGAATTCTCATTTAACACCTCGACAAATTGTAGAAAAGCTCGATCAGTATATTATTGGTCAAACGAAGGCAAAGAAAGCGGTCGCTGTTGCGCTGAGAAATCGCTATCGCCGCGGTCTGCTAGACGAATCTTTACGTGATGAAGTTGTGCCGAAAAACATTTTAATGATTGGTCCTACAGGTGTGGGTAAAACCGAGATTGCACGCCGCTTAGCTAAGCTTGTCGGTGCACCTTTTATTAAGGTTGAGGCAACAAAATTTACGGAAGTTGGATATGTAGGACGCGATGTGGAATCAATGGTTCGTGATTTAGTGGAAACGTCAGTTCGACTTGTGAAAGAAGAAAAAATGAACGGCGTGCGTGATCGTGCAGAAGAAAATGCAAACAAGCGGATAGTGGAGCTTCTTGTTCCAAGCAAAAAGAAGCAGCAATCGTTTAAAAATCCGTTTGAAATGATTTTTTCAAACGGTACACAGTCAAGCGATGCAGATCCTGATCAAGATGAGGAAACGAATATTGCAACGAAGCGCAAGCAGATTGCTCATCAGCTTGCTCTAGGAGAGCTTGAAAATCATTATGTCACAATTGAAGTAGAAGAGCAACAGCCTTCTATGTTTGATATGTTACAAGGTTCGGGTATGGAACAAATGGGCATGAACATGCAGGATGCCTTAAGCAATTTTATGCCTAAAAAACAAAAAAAGCGCAAACTTACTGTTAAAGATGCACGAAAAGTATTAACAAATGAAGAAGCGCAAAAATTGATTGATATGGATGAAGTGACGCAAGAAGCTGTGAATCGTGCAGAACAATACGGAATTATTTTCATTGACGAAATTGATAAAATTGCTCAAAAAAGTGGTAATTCATCTTCCGCTGATGTTTCACGTGAAGGCGTGCAGCGAGATATTTTACCAATTGTAGAAGGATCAACGATTGTTACCAAATATGGTGCAGTCAAAACTGATCATGTTTTATTTGTAGCAGCTGGTGCTTTCCATGTATCAAAACCGTCGGATTTAATTCCAGAATTGCAAGGTCGATTCCCAATTCGCGTTGAATTAACGAAGCTAACCGTTGAAGATTTTATAAACATTTTAGTAGAGCCAGATAATGCGTTATTAAAGCAATATGCGGCATTATTGGAAACTGAAGGTATACAAATTGAATTTTCTGACGATGCTATACGTAAGATTGCAGAAATTGCATATCAGGTAAATCAAGATACAGACAATATTGGTGCAAGAAGGCTTCATACGATTTTAGAACGTTTGCTAGAGGATTTATCGTTTGAAGCACCAGAAGTAACATTAGAGAAAATTGTGATTACTCCGCAGTATGTGGAAGAAAAATTAGAAAAAATCGCTAAAAACAAAGATTTGAGTCAATTTATTTTATAG